In a genomic window of Halobiforma lacisalsi AJ5:
- a CDS encoding SPW repeat domain-containing protein has product MSDPNRDDRGTDSEPGVDDPSGPTPAETDSGTGAASGERTGQGGHAPRDDGAALANEERRRNTSVVSGIVAVLGLWAAASVLIYDVGSEILWNNGLVGAVVFVAAGYNYYRLSNDVPLSVGVASLVAVLGIWLIISAALLEMIGGMFWSTIVTGLLIAGLAGYNAYEAREARTVTTEPEART; this is encoded by the coding sequence ATGAGTGATCCGAACCGCGACGACCGGGGAACGGACTCGGAGCCCGGCGTCGACGATCCGAGCGGCCCGACGCCGGCCGAAACCGATTCCGGGACGGGAGCCGCCTCCGGCGAGCGGACCGGCCAGGGCGGTCACGCTCCCCGCGACGACGGCGCGGCACTCGCCAACGAGGAGCGCCGTCGGAACACGTCAGTCGTCAGCGGGATCGTCGCCGTGCTCGGCCTGTGGGCCGCCGCGTCCGTCCTGATCTACGACGTCGGCAGCGAGATTCTCTGGAACAACGGTCTCGTTGGCGCGGTCGTCTTCGTCGCCGCGGGCTACAATTACTACCGGCTCTCGAACGACGTGCCGCTGAGCGTCGGCGTCGCGTCCCTCGTCGCAGTGCTCGGGATCTGGCTGATCATCTCGGCGGCGCTACTCGAGATGATCGGCGGCATGTTCTGGAGCACGATCGTCACCGGGCTGTTGATCGCGGGACTCGCCGGGTACAACGCCTACGAGGCTCGAGAGGCGCGGACCGTGACGACGGAACCGGAGGCGCGAACGTAG
- a CDS encoding AAA domain-containing protein — MHVRGTVAGEVEVRSVSTTYGESDLAEVPLRLEGVEGVEGVEGVEDDEDGNEHAAATPEQGENEPTERPGTAETTVTLWNKWTESAELLEPGMELLVTNAKREEYRGEIQYATTGDSYVVVEPSFLVNVTAIRNWVECPRLYYLNKLSGIPLNYPVVKGTIVHEVFGDLLRGRDLEEAIEARVEEHGLELGLLGESADAVADDVRENAAAIEGWLEQGRLTEEDGVATAADNPERAFSPAEGSWRSEQLLISETFGIRGRADAIRRGAPVELKTGKNLKKEPRFKDKVQAACYALLLEEHGGDVDTGTLLYTKNSALDRNEETGDLTPAKDFSMGDGLLKFVVRLRNEIAAMETGGDVPTGYEGDAKCEYCFEQDTCMVVSGRLDQESKAGQIGQALPEDEREYFERFYRAIEEERREVHREYAKLWEQDPEERADDDRALIDLEFTEMRELSEGRWELRARRQSGATSKLREGDLVLASDGDPVRGSSELARIERLGDEIVLTADEPVEVTRLDVYPSELTTDRLLAALHDFLLKGDDRRKDVLFGREEPEFDLPDETFIGNNDAQNEAVRMAVGAEDVALIHGPPGTGKTYTIARAVRAMVERGERVLLSAFTNRAVDNVLEALLEGLEDVIDEDRIVRVGSESGVREDMEPYRLERAGDPEDRLAELQNAQVVAATTATCGSRVMKEQSFDVALVDEAAQLTEPGTCAAINLAERFVLVGDHEQLPPVVRAENDLTESLFERLVDLHPEAGVMLDRQYRMNQRIQAFASQEFYDGKLRPAEPEVAARTLDDLEDVARADLPENLQDPVSFVGVEGDGGRYTDGEEAARIADLIDAYEAAGLERSEIGVIAPFRAQVSEISKRVPDDVAVDTVDRFQGSSQEVIVVSFTATGSLEGPIFEDYRRINVALTRPKRALVLVGDPAALETDPVYERMLEWARQ; from the coding sequence GTGCACGTACGCGGAACCGTCGCGGGCGAGGTCGAGGTTCGCTCGGTGTCGACGACGTACGGCGAGAGCGACCTCGCCGAGGTACCGCTTCGCCTCGAGGGAGTCGAGGGGGTCGAGGGGGTCGAAGGGGTCGAGGACGACGAGGACGGGAACGAACACGCGGCAGCCACCCCGGAACAGGGCGAGAACGAGCCGACCGAACGGCCCGGTACAGCCGAGACCACGGTCACGCTGTGGAACAAGTGGACCGAGTCGGCAGAACTCCTCGAGCCGGGGATGGAACTGCTCGTCACGAACGCCAAGCGTGAGGAGTACCGCGGCGAGATCCAGTACGCGACGACCGGCGACTCCTACGTCGTCGTCGAGCCGAGTTTCCTCGTGAACGTGACGGCGATCCGCAACTGGGTGGAGTGTCCCCGCCTCTATTACCTGAACAAGCTCTCGGGGATCCCGCTGAACTACCCCGTCGTGAAAGGGACTATCGTCCACGAGGTGTTCGGCGACCTCCTGCGGGGCCGGGACCTCGAGGAGGCCATCGAGGCCCGCGTCGAGGAACACGGCCTCGAACTCGGCCTGCTCGGCGAGTCCGCCGACGCCGTCGCCGACGACGTCCGGGAGAACGCCGCGGCGATCGAGGGCTGGCTCGAGCAGGGCCGGCTGACGGAGGAGGATGGGGTGGCGACAGCCGCCGACAACCCGGAGCGGGCGTTCTCACCCGCGGAGGGGAGCTGGCGGTCGGAACAACTCCTGATCAGCGAAACCTTCGGCATCCGCGGCCGGGCCGACGCCATCCGCCGGGGCGCGCCGGTCGAGTTGAAGACCGGCAAGAACCTCAAGAAGGAACCCCGGTTCAAGGACAAGGTCCAGGCCGCCTGCTACGCACTCCTGCTCGAGGAACACGGGGGCGACGTCGATACCGGGACCCTGCTGTACACGAAGAACTCGGCGCTGGATCGCAACGAGGAGACCGGCGATCTCACCCCCGCGAAGGACTTCTCGATGGGCGATGGCCTTCTAAAGTTCGTCGTCCGCCTGCGAAACGAGATCGCCGCGATGGAGACGGGCGGCGACGTGCCGACGGGGTACGAGGGCGACGCCAAGTGCGAGTACTGCTTCGAGCAGGACACCTGCATGGTCGTCTCGGGCCGACTCGACCAGGAGTCGAAAGCCGGGCAGATCGGCCAGGCCTTGCCCGAAGACGAGCGCGAGTACTTCGAGCGGTTCTACCGCGCGATCGAGGAGGAGCGTCGGGAGGTCCACCGCGAGTACGCCAAACTCTGGGAGCAAGACCCCGAGGAACGGGCCGACGACGACCGCGCGCTGATCGACCTCGAGTTCACGGAGATGCGGGAACTCTCGGAGGGGCGGTGGGAGCTTCGCGCCCGTCGGCAAAGCGGCGCGACCTCGAAACTTCGCGAAGGGGACCTGGTGCTGGCGAGCGACGGCGATCCGGTTCGAGGGAGTTCGGAACTGGCGCGGATCGAGCGATTGGGAGACGAAATCGTCCTGACCGCGGACGAGCCGGTCGAGGTCACTCGGTTGGACGTCTATCCCTCCGAACTCACGACCGACCGGCTGCTCGCTGCCCTGCACGACTTCCTCCTGAAAGGGGACGACCGACGGAAAGACGTGCTGTTCGGCCGCGAAGAACCCGAATTCGACCTGCCCGACGAGACGTTCATCGGCAACAACGACGCACAGAACGAGGCCGTCCGGATGGCCGTCGGGGCCGAGGACGTCGCGCTGATCCACGGGCCGCCGGGCACCGGCAAGACCTACACCATCGCCCGCGCCGTCCGCGCGATGGTCGAGCGCGGCGAGCGCGTCCTGCTGTCGGCCTTCACCAATCGCGCCGTCGACAACGTCCTCGAGGCCTTGCTCGAGGGACTCGAGGACGTGATCGACGAGGATCGGATCGTCCGCGTCGGCTCCGAGAGCGGCGTCCGCGAGGACATGGAGCCGTATCGCCTCGAGCGAGCCGGCGACCCCGAGGATCGACTCGCGGAACTGCAGAACGCGCAGGTGGTGGCGGCGACGACCGCGACCTGCGGCTCGCGGGTGATGAAAGAGCAGTCGTTCGATGTCGCGCTGGTCGACGAGGCCGCTCAACTGACCGAGCCCGGCACCTGTGCGGCGATCAACCTCGCGGAGCGGTTCGTCCTCGTCGGCGACCACGAACAGCTCCCGCCGGTCGTCCGTGCAGAGAACGACCTCACGGAGTCGCTGTTCGAACGGCTCGTCGACCTCCACCCCGAAGCCGGGGTCATGCTCGACCGCCAGTACCGGATGAACCAGCGCATCCAGGCGTTCGCCTCGCAGGAGTTCTACGACGGGAAGCTCCGGCCCGCCGAACCGGAGGTCGCCGCGCGGACCCTGGACGACCTCGAGGATGTCGCCCGCGCGGACTTACCAGAGAACTTGCAGGACCCCGTCTCGTTCGTCGGCGTCGAGGGCGACGGCGGCCGCTACACGGACGGCGAGGAGGCCGCCCGGATCGCCGACCTGATCGACGCCTACGAGGCCGCCGGGCTCGAGCGCTCCGAGATCGGGGTCATCGCCCCCTTCCGGGCGCAGGTCTCGGAGATTTCGAAACGTGTCCCCGACGACGTCGCCGTCGACACCGTCGACCGCTTCCAGGGCTCGAGCCAGGAGGTCATCGTCGTCTCCTTCACCGCGACCGGGTCGCTCGAGGGACCGATCTTCGAGGACTACCGCCGGATCAACGTCGCGCTGACCCGGCCCAAGCGGGCGCTGGTGCTCGTCGGCGATCCCGCGGCGCTCGAGACCGACCCCGTGTACGAACGGATGCTCGAGTGGGCACGACAGTAG